The Nocardia vinacea genome contains the following window.
ATGAACTGGTCCATCGCCGTTGGGCTGCGGCCGGCGCGAGATGTACTCGCGGAGTTCGTCTTTCACGATCGTTGTGAGGTTGTCCATGTGAGATTCGGTCGCCTCCGGGTATCGGCGCGTATCAGATGTCCTGCCGGCGTGCGGTAGGGTCTCGATCGTCACTTGCGGGGTTCTGAAGGGATGGGGAATGAATCAGTCGCAGAACGAGTTCCGCGTGTGCGGCCATGTGACGAAAGGGTATGCGATCGGGCTCATTGTGCTCGCCGTGGTCATTGCTGCCTGGATGGTATCGCCGCTGTGGGTGCCCCAGGACGTCCTCTCGAACGAAATCGCCGCTGTGGTCGTTGGACTACTGTTCTTCTTCTGGGGGTTCAGGAAGCAGGTCTTCCGGCAGACGATGATCCGGGCCACTCTTGAGGGCCTGGAATTCGACAAGAACGTTCTCCGGGAGCCCTGGCAGCACATCACGTCCGTATCGATCGGCACCCTGGCCTCGGTCGGGGTGGATAGCGTCACCAAGCAGGAGAGCCGACGGTCCTACTGGCCCATCCTGATCGTCAAACGGACCGCGGGCGGCGTCACGACGACATACCGGTACGAAACATGGTTCGACCAGCCGTGGCAGGAGCTGTTCCGATACATCCACGCCGTCGCGCCGCACGTTCAGTTGGCCGACGTCCGCGAAGCCCAACGCGACGCGCACGAGGCCAACCGGCCTGGTCGTTCGAATGTGTACCTCGACCGCAGTTTCGACGTGTAAACGGCCAGCGCGTGGTGCGCGGTCGTCGTAGCGGCATGCCCGCATGGCACCGACCGTCGTGCGATGCCGCCAGGGCGGATAGACCTTATCCGCGGCGGGATGCCCCAGGCAGCAGGAAGGCAGCGACAGTCTTGATACGGCCACCAACTGGATGGCACGCAAAGGCGTAAACACGCAGCTCAACGATACTGTTCGCCGAGCCCAGGCACCCCGGAACAGTGTTCGGGACGGAGAGGTCGCAGGTTCAAATCCTGTCACCCCGACTCGTTGGTGCATGCTCGTCTTATCCCCGGCGGCTCGACTCCAATTCGCCACCTCGGACACGCGAAACGTTGCGCCGCAGTCGTTGCAGCAACGCGTTGCCTCGACGTCCCACGGACCTCACCATGGAAATCCGCGCAGTCTCGGTATTCAGGGTTCGCTGTATGTCAGCGCGAAATGCCGCCCGCAACTTCATCAACGTCTGAAGCGTCTGCCCCTGGACGGACTTCCACTCGTCCGAATCGATTTGCTGCATGTAGTCGAACTGCATCAGCAGCACCGACTGTCGGTGGTAAGCGAAACGAGTGACCATCACCGTCGGCAACAACTCCTTGCTGGCAACAAGCTCTGCTGTCGCAGACAAGATCGGGCACCCGATCACACTCGTTGGCAGTAGAGCGGAAGGTACCGCGCACGCGTTTTCCGACTGGGACTACATCGTCGACGGCTTCAACAACCAGATCAGAAAGAAAATCTATAACTCCCTACCGATCGGACCGGCCGAGTTGGGATATGGACGCAGATTCGACATCCTCAGGGGACCGATAGACACGAGCAGACCGTACATAACCTTCAATCCGAGGTAGGCATATATGGATGTAGAGCTGCAAGAGGTCGCGAACCGTCGAAACATCCGGTTTGTGATTCGACGCGCAAATTTCCGGGTCTGTTGGTGCAAGGGGACACCCTGAAATCTTTGATGGAGATCGTTCAGGAGGATTGTCCGGGGTCGTTCGCCCATGAAACATTGGCCGAATGGGTTCAACTCTACGAGTCCATGATGGACGAGGCGGGCATCAAGCTGCCATACCATCGCGAGCAGCAGTAATGATAAGTTCACTTCAGGATGTCAAGCCTGGTGCGCGTTCTAGTGTGCAATCCGGCATGAATGTGCGACGGTATTGCACTGCCGGGAGCTGTGGATGAGGTACGTGAAAGTAACGTGGCACCACGCGTGTGACGAGCCTGTCCTCTACTTCCATGTGGGCCGACGGGAACAACGAGACGGACACGGCAGGACTCGCCGAAATACCTATTGCGCCGGTCGCGGAAATCGCCAGCCGGCTCGAGTTCGACGCCGAAGAGATCTGTAGAGATCGGTTCGAAAGTGAGTGGTCGAAGGCCCGCGGCGTGGTGTAGCGCATTAAGGAACGTGAAACGCTTGACAGCGAGTCCCTCGAGGCAGGCGAGTATGCGTATACCAGCTCGAAGTTGTGCAGCGCGCTCACCGTACGAGGGTTGCCTGAGCACCCCCGCAGCCAAGACCTCGCGTACACGGTGCTCGCCGAGTAGTTTCACGTGCCGGCCGGGAGAACTGCTACTACGGTGTTCGCTACTCGTGTCAGCTCGGTGCACAGTTCGGGCCGTCTACCATGCTCGTTCACCGCAGCTTCGAATATGATCGTTCTCGGTGCGACGCCGGACTTTGGATCCCGTGCCACGTCGGATGCTATGTCGCAGAAGTAGTCCGACTGCGCCCAGTACAGCATGACCGCGGGGCGGCCGCCGATTGTCAATGGTGTTGGCCGCGCATATTTATCGCGGTCGTATGTCTCGGTCGCAAACGAGGTACTGGTGGATATGACGAGGACCTCGTACCAGGTGCCGTGCCATGTGCACGACGCATAATTGCCTGTCGAGCTTCCTCCAGAGCGCTTCGAACGCGGTTCGAGACCGGCAGTGGCGATGTCGGTATCGGGGATTCCGCATGGATCCCATAGGGGAATCTGGGCAGCGGTAGTCGTTGGCGCTGCCGTGTTGGACGTGCTGGAGGACGAGGGCCAGGTGAGTATTGTTGTGGGCAGCACCGATTTGGCGTGCTGAGCAACAGCTTTGGCGATCGATTCGGCACCGGCCTGCAGATCATTGCGGAGTTCCGGTGAGTCGCCAACGGGAAGGGACTCCGGGCCAGTCCTGGCCGGATGTCTCAACATCGACTGTCAGGTTTCCGATTCTGAATCGAAGGCCGATCCGCACCGGGCTCGCCTTGGGCTGCTCGAGCCAGGTGATCGCGTCGTCGCCGATCCCGAATACGGTCGTCGGTGGCAAGGTGTTGCTGGTCGTGGTGGCCTGCGCCAACAAGCCGGTGGTGGTTGCCCCGACTGGAGTGGGCAATGTGATGATGTCGTAGGAGATCCTGACGCTGCGTGACATCGGTACTCGATAGGGCTTCATGGGCTCACGGGGAACCGGATCTACATAGTTGATGGGCGCAGTGCAGACTCTGCATGTACTCGCTACTGAGACGTTCTCAGCCGTTCCTTGCGTTCCTCATCGAGGGCTTCTTGAGGAGGGTCGTGTATGCAGACCCGAACAGCTCGAAGCCGTCCTGATACTTGGCAATCCGCTTGTCGGTGTTGATGAACGGGTACAGGCGGGCTAGGAGCTGGTAGTTCTTCGTCAACACCTCGGCCGCACCAGGATTGGCGTCCAGGAAGCTGTTGGTAGCTCGCACGGACTCGTATCCGTGGACCGTGAGGTCTAGGCCGTCCGCGTCAGCGAGCAGGTCTTCGATGCAGGCAAAGGTG
Protein-coding sequences here:
- a CDS encoding phage holin family protein, whose amino-acid sequence is MNQSQNEFRVCGHVTKGYAIGLIVLAVVIAAWMVSPLWVPQDVLSNEIAAVVVGLLFFFWGFRKQVFRQTMIRATLEGLEFDKNVLREPWQHITSVSIGTLASVGVDSVTKQESRRSYWPILIVKRTAGGVTTTYRYETWFDQPWQELFRYIHAVAPHVQLADVREAQRDAHEANRPGRSNVYLDRSFDV
- a CDS encoding DUF6881 domain-containing protein, which gives rise to MWADGNNETDTAGLAEIPIAPVAEIASRLEFDAEEICRDRFESEWSKARGVV
- a CDS encoding DUF3558 family protein; this encodes MLRHPARTGPESLPVGDSPELRNDLQAGAESIAKAVAQHAKSVLPTTILTWPSSSSTSNTAAPTTTAAQIPLWDPCGIPDTDIATAGLEPRSKRSGGSSTGNYASCTWHGTWYEVLVISTSTSFATETYDRDKYARPTPLTIGGRPAVMLYWAQSDYFCDIASDVARDPKSGVAPRTIIFEAAVNEHGRRPELCTELTRVANTVVAVLPAGT